The Pantoea phytobeneficialis genome has a segment encoding these proteins:
- a CDS encoding nucleotidyl transferase AbiEii/AbiGii toxin family protein has product MGVHNLSQSSFHGQLIFKGGTSLSKAWKLINRFSEDVDLAAHVRGMSGNQIKQFIREAEATLVEGLSYTPDHPAESKHGSFRKTWHSYPRWVAGDFGQAMPLEINAFTTPEPFIARCNS; this is encoded by the coding sequence TTGGGTGTTCACAACCTTAGTCAGTCCAGTTTTCATGGCCAATTGATCTTTAAAGGCGGAACGTCGCTTTCCAAAGCCTGGAAACTGATTAACCGTTTCTCTGAAGATGTCGATCTCGCGGCGCATGTACGCGGAATGTCCGGCAATCAAATTAAACAATTTATCCGTGAGGCGGAAGCTACCCTTGTTGAGGGGCTAAGTTACACCCCAGACCATCCGGCGGAGTCAAAACACGGGTCATTCCGGAAAACGTGGCATAGCTATCCCCGCTGGGTTGCTGGCGATTTTGGTCAAGCGATGCCGCTGGAGATTAATGCCTTCACCACACCAGAACCTTTTATCGCCCGTTGCAATAGCTGA
- a CDS encoding nucleotidyl transferase AbiEii/AbiGii toxin family protein: MPSPHQNLLSPVAIAERYGLCAFSVNVLSIERTVVEKIIALIRASREKRPDVALKSRIHHIYDLCMIKHNADFAPLFQDGALLKMLSIVEHADREQFSSAGDWLDQPLSQAAIFANTEQTWSHIRGEFHGRFAVMVYDSDLPSDKEVIGMLDAVHKQLKQYRMLA, encoded by the coding sequence ATGCCTTCACCACACCAGAACCTTTTATCGCCCGTTGCAATAGCTGAACGATATGGACTGTGCGCATTTTCAGTGAATGTATTAAGTATTGAAAGAACAGTGGTGGAGAAAATCATTGCCCTGATTCGTGCTTCACGAGAGAAACGACCTGATGTGGCCTTAAAATCACGCATCCACCATATTTATGATTTATGCATGATTAAGCACAACGCTGATTTTGCGCCATTATTTCAGGACGGCGCATTACTCAAGATGTTAAGCATTGTGGAACATGCTGACCGTGAGCAATTCTCTTCTGCTGGCGACTGGCTGGATCAGCCGTTGAGTCAGGCGGCAATTTTTGCAAACACTGAACAGACATGGTCACACATTCGGGGAGAATTTCATGGGCGCTTTGCGGTTATGGTTTATGACAGTGACCTGCCGTCAGACAAAGAAGTTATCGGGATGCTTGATGCCGTGCATAAGCAGCTCAAGCAGTATCGCATGCTGGCGTAG
- a CDS encoding IclR family transcriptional regulator has protein sequence MVVKVAKAKEEKSDKPLGTQSLFRGLQLIELLSNYPNGCPLAHLSELSGMNKSTVHRLLQGLHSSGYVTQAPSPGSYRLTTKFISVGQKALSSLNIIHVAAPHLEKLNLEVGETVNFSSREDDHVILIYKLEPTTGMMRTRAYIGQHMPLYCSAMGKIFMAWGSEEYPAHYWQSHQDSIQQLTKNTITTLPEMLEELKSIRQQQTAMDREENELGVSCIAAPVFDIQQRVPYAVSISLPTAKMQQIGVKKLMGPVVATARAISEELGYVVPQKACTLP, from the coding sequence ATGGTGGTTAAAGTAGCGAAAGCGAAGGAAGAGAAGAGTGACAAGCCACTGGGGACGCAGAGCTTGTTTCGTGGGCTGCAACTGATTGAATTACTGAGCAACTACCCGAACGGTTGCCCGTTGGCCCATCTTTCTGAGTTGTCCGGGATGAACAAAAGTACCGTGCATCGCCTGTTGCAGGGTTTGCACAGCAGCGGTTATGTCACGCAGGCACCCTCGCCTGGCAGTTACCGTCTGACCACTAAGTTTATTTCTGTCGGACAGAAGGCCCTCTCCTCCCTCAACATCATCCATGTCGCTGCCCCGCATCTGGAGAAACTGAATCTGGAAGTGGGCGAAACGGTCAACTTCTCCAGCCGCGAAGATGATCATGTGATCCTGATTTATAAACTGGAACCCACCACCGGGATGATGCGCACCCGCGCCTATATCGGCCAGCATATGCCGCTGTATTGTTCAGCGATGGGGAAAATTTTTATGGCCTGGGGCAGCGAAGAATATCCGGCGCACTACTGGCAAAGCCATCAGGACAGCATTCAACAGTTGACCAAAAACACCATCACCACGCTCCCGGAGATGCTGGAAGAACTGAAGTCCATTCGTCAGCAGCAGACGGCAATGGATCGCGAAGAGAATGAACTGGGTGTTTCCTGCATCGCCGCGCCGGTGTTTGATATTCAGCAACGGGTGCCTTATGCGGTGTCGATTTCACTGCCCACCGCCAAGATGCAACAGATTGGGGTGAAAAAACTGATGGGTCCGGTGGTCGCCACCGCCCGTGCGATTTCGGAAGAGCTGGGATACGTGGTGCCGCAAAAGGCGTGTACCTTACCGTAA
- a CDS encoding sugar ABC transporter ATP-binding protein, with product MQHSPGTPVLTLSHITKRFGGNPAVNDVSLEVFPGEVVALLGENGAGKSTLIKVLAGVYSRDEGDIRFHDASIASAASLKTATRQPIAFIHQDLGLIEWMTVAENMALVMGFTRRLGLIDWRAVRERSRAALNDVGIMLDPDARVFELSRTEKSLLAIARAVAVNAEVLVLDEPTASLPANDVRHLFEVINRLKSRKVGMIYVTHRLDEVIEIADRICVMRDGKRVAEGNTADYQLHDLVEMIVGEALEGNQRQPLPAASKPVLVLDQLCIDEVGPVSFSLQPGEMLALAGLRGAGQEEIGRLLFGLRQATAGTLRFRDQAYQPQTPQQAMAAGVSLVAGDRTGESLVMSMSVRENLFLNPCASGHRLLSRYGRRAEIGASWWKVQLFDVRPKDVNLDISALSGGNQQKVVMARWMHLNAPLLILEDPTAGVDVGAREEIYHLLNKALTEGVAVLVISNDLEEIAHICNRALVFNRGQVVGELKNEQVSFAGLLELASASSAAPLTTV from the coding sequence ATGCAGCATAGCCCGGGTACACCGGTTCTTACTCTGAGCCATATCACCAAACGCTTTGGCGGTAATCCCGCCGTTAATGATGTCAGTCTTGAGGTTTTTCCCGGCGAGGTGGTTGCCCTGCTGGGCGAAAACGGTGCCGGAAAATCCACGCTGATCAAAGTGCTGGCCGGAGTGTATAGCCGGGATGAGGGCGATATCCGCTTTCACGACGCCAGCATCGCGTCGGCCGCCAGTCTGAAAACCGCCACCCGGCAGCCAATCGCCTTTATTCATCAGGATCTCGGGCTGATTGAATGGATGACGGTGGCGGAAAATATGGCGCTGGTGATGGGTTTTACCCGTCGTCTCGGCTTGATCGACTGGCGGGCGGTGCGCGAGCGTTCGCGTGCCGCCCTGAACGATGTCGGCATCATGCTGGACCCGGATGCCCGCGTGTTTGAACTGTCGCGCACCGAGAAATCCCTGCTGGCGATTGCGCGCGCAGTGGCGGTCAACGCCGAAGTGCTGGTGCTGGATGAACCTACTGCCTCGTTACCCGCCAACGATGTGCGTCACCTGTTCGAAGTCATCAACCGACTGAAAAGTCGCAAAGTTGGCATGATTTACGTCACCCACCGCCTTGATGAAGTGATTGAGATTGCCGACCGCATCTGTGTGATGCGTGATGGTAAACGCGTTGCAGAAGGCAACACTGCCGATTATCAACTGCACGATCTGGTGGAGATGATTGTTGGGGAGGCGCTGGAAGGGAATCAACGGCAACCGCTACCGGCTGCGAGCAAACCGGTGCTGGTGTTGGATCAACTCTGCATTGATGAAGTCGGGCCGGTCAGCTTCAGCCTGCAACCGGGCGAAATGCTGGCGCTGGCTGGCTTACGCGGTGCCGGGCAAGAGGAAATTGGCCGCCTGCTGTTTGGTTTGCGTCAGGCCACCGCCGGGACGCTGCGCTTCCGTGACCAGGCGTATCAGCCACAGACGCCCCAACAGGCGATGGCGGCTGGCGTGTCGCTGGTGGCGGGGGACCGCACCGGCGAGAGCCTGGTGATGTCGATGAGCGTGCGTGAAAACCTGTTTCTTAATCCCTGCGCCAGTGGTCATCGGCTTTTGTCACGCTACGGACGGCGTGCCGAAATCGGTGCCAGCTGGTGGAAAGTTCAGTTATTCGATGTGCGTCCGAAAGACGTCAATCTCGACATCAGCGCCTTATCGGGCGGCAACCAGCAGAAGGTGGTGATGGCGCGCTGGATGCATCTCAATGCGCCGCTGCTGATTCTGGAAGACCCCACCGCAGGCGTCGATGTGGGCGCGCGCGAAGAAATCTATCACCTGCTGAATAAAGCGCTGACCGAGGGCGTGGCGGTACTGGTGATATCCAATGACCTCGAAGAGATCGCCCATATCTGCAACCGCGCGCTGGTGTTTAACCGTGGTCAGGTGGTCGGCGAATTAAAAAATGAACAGGTTAGCTTTGCCGGTTTGCTGGAGCTGGCCTCTGCCAGCAGCGCTGCCCCATTAACCACCGTCTGA
- a CDS encoding ABC transporter permease, whose amino-acid sequence MSKTSVKSTALEQRVSLAQHGFAPWSMQIMTRYGLLLLCVVLTLLFSALSPSFATMLTLQAILASKAKIALLALAATLPMIVGKIDLNVGFGIVLWHILAITLQVEYGFSWQMAVLTVLVISALYGLLNGILVALADIDSFVATLGSGTVLYAVALWHSGGRQIVGDLPDAFSALHHTELFGIPIGAFYVLIVALVLWLVTEHTPLGRCMYAVGGNPTAARLNGIAVNKYIIGTFIASSVLTGFSGVLIAAEQGVGQASVGMDYLLPALVGAFLGSTTIRPGRVNIWGTVVGIAILAIGIAGIQQFGGDFWVEPLFNGATLLLSITLAGYAQRRRLLNQKAVVRSQSAPTSAPDHKQKTITPGNSL is encoded by the coding sequence ATGTCAAAAACATCCGTCAAATCCACCGCGCTGGAGCAGCGGGTCAGCCTTGCGCAACATGGCTTTGCCCCCTGGTCGATGCAGATAATGACCCGCTACGGCCTGTTGCTGTTATGTGTGGTGTTAACCCTGTTGTTCTCGGCGCTGTCACCGTCGTTTGCCACCATGCTGACCTTACAGGCGATCCTCGCCAGTAAAGCCAAGATTGCGCTGCTGGCGCTGGCGGCGACCTTGCCAATGATTGTCGGCAAGATCGACCTGAACGTCGGTTTCGGCATTGTGCTGTGGCATATCCTCGCCATTACCCTTCAGGTGGAGTACGGCTTCTCATGGCAGATGGCGGTGCTGACGGTGCTGGTGATCTCGGCGCTCTACGGGTTACTGAACGGCATCCTGGTAGCGCTAGCGGATATTGACAGCTTTGTCGCCACCCTCGGCTCCGGCACCGTGCTGTACGCCGTGGCGCTGTGGCACTCCGGTGGTCGGCAAATTGTTGGCGATCTGCCGGATGCCTTTAGCGCGCTGCATCATACCGAGTTGTTCGGCATTCCCATCGGCGCGTTTTATGTGTTGATCGTTGCGCTGGTGCTGTGGCTCGTCACCGAACATACCCCGTTGGGCCGTTGCATGTATGCGGTAGGTGGCAACCCCACTGCCGCGCGCCTCAACGGCATTGCGGTGAATAAATACATCATCGGGACCTTTATCGCCTCCAGCGTGTTGACCGGTTTCAGTGGCGTACTGATTGCGGCTGAACAGGGCGTAGGCCAGGCCAGCGTCGGGATGGATTATCTGTTGCCAGCGCTGGTGGGGGCTTTCCTCGGTAGCACCACCATTCGTCCGGGACGGGTGAACATCTGGGGCACCGTGGTGGGTATCGCCATTCTCGCCATCGGTATTGCCGGGATCCAACAATTTGGCGGCGACTTCTGGGTCGAACCGTTATTTAACGGCGCGACCTTGTTGCTGTCGATTACGCTTGCCGGTTACGCCCAGCGTCGCCGCCTGCTGAACCAAAAAGCCGTGGTGCGCAGTCAGAGCGCACCGACCTCTGCACCTGACCATAAACAAAAAACCATCACACCAGGGAATTCATTATGA
- a CDS encoding ABC transporter substrate-binding protein produces the protein MKNQALSLTLAALLVASASAQADSYLDQATAAVAKATASSSTWDGPTTGPKLQPNKKIIFIASDMKNGGVQGVQQGLSEAAKVAGWKLETLDGGGSVKDQLAALNQAIAQRPDGIVIGGWNPNVAKIPLKKAKEQKIVLMAWHAEPQPGPIAKYGVTDNITSDSNDVARLAAQYAVVKSGGKAQVLIFTDSLYQIALDKANTMKQEIEKCSGCKVVEFIDTPLADTANRMPSMTFSLLQKYGDHFQYALSINDLYFDFMAPSLKTAGKGGSNAPFNISAGDGSISAFQRIRNSDSQIATVAEPLKLHGWQLLDEFNRAFAGQPSSGYVTPAHLITKDNIANDGGPENNYDPANNYQGHYKTIWGVQ, from the coding sequence ATGAAAAATCAGGCATTGAGTCTTACCTTGGCCGCTTTGCTGGTGGCCTCCGCCTCCGCGCAGGCTGACAGCTACCTGGATCAGGCGACCGCTGCCGTGGCGAAGGCCACCGCCAGCTCGAGCACCTGGGATGGGCCGACCACCGGCCCTAAACTGCAACCGAACAAAAAAATCATTTTTATCGCCTCTGATATGAAAAACGGTGGGGTGCAGGGGGTGCAGCAAGGGCTGAGTGAAGCGGCGAAGGTCGCGGGATGGAAACTGGAAACTCTGGATGGTGGCGGTTCGGTGAAAGACCAGCTCGCGGCGCTGAATCAGGCAATTGCCCAGCGCCCGGATGGCATCGTGATTGGTGGCTGGAACCCGAACGTGGCAAAAATCCCGCTGAAGAAAGCCAAAGAACAAAAGATCGTGCTGATGGCCTGGCATGCTGAACCGCAGCCGGGACCGATTGCAAAATATGGCGTGACGGACAATATCACCTCCGATTCCAATGATGTGGCGCGGCTGGCGGCGCAATATGCCGTGGTGAAATCCGGTGGTAAGGCGCAGGTGTTGATCTTCACCGACTCGCTGTACCAAATCGCGCTGGACAAGGCCAATACCATGAAGCAGGAGATTGAGAAGTGCAGCGGCTGCAAGGTGGTGGAATTTATCGATACGCCGCTGGCGGATACCGCCAACCGTATGCCTTCCATGACCTTCAGCCTGTTGCAGAAATACGGCGATCATTTCCAGTACGCGCTGTCGATCAACGATCTCTATTTTGACTTTATGGCTCCGTCGCTGAAAACCGCGGGTAAAGGGGGCAGCAATGCGCCTTTCAATATTTCTGCCGGTGACGGTTCCATCTCAGCTTTCCAGCGTATCCGTAACAGCGACAGCCAGATCGCCACGGTAGCTGAGCCGCTCAAGCTGCACGGCTGGCAATTGCTGGATGAGTTCAACCGCGCCTTTGCCGGTCAACCTTCCTCTGGCTATGTAACGCCGGCGCATCTGATCACCAAAGACAATATCGCCAACGACGGCGGCCCGGAAAACAACTACGACCCGGCGAACAACTATCAGGGACACTACAAAACCATCTGGGGCGTACAGTGA
- a CDS encoding SMP-30/gluconolactonase/LRE family protein: protein MQPEKLCSPAIWAEGPVWLPQQDAVVFSDVKGNRMFRWQRNGELSLWRANANYANGNARDLEGRVVSCEHGRRAISRTEHDGSVTLLIDKVEGKRFNSPNDVVVRSDGTLWFTDPPYGIVNDEEGYHAHSQVIGCYLYCFDPASGQLSIAASDLQRPNGLAFSPDESLLYVADMSVVDFPTLGRRQLRVYKVDGRELMAGQFFAEVAPGFPDGFCVAANGDIYCSCADGVIIFDSSGRTRGKIALPERVSNCTLGGPQGDELYITATTSLYRVRL, encoded by the coding sequence ATGCAGCCGGAAAAACTCTGTTCACCCGCCATCTGGGCCGAAGGCCCGGTATGGCTGCCGCAGCAGGATGCGGTGGTGTTTAGCGATGTCAAAGGCAACCGGATGTTCCGCTGGCAGCGCAACGGTGAGTTGAGCCTGTGGCGCGCCAACGCCAACTATGCCAACGGTAACGCGCGTGACCTTGAGGGGCGAGTGGTGAGTTGTGAACATGGTCGCCGCGCCATCAGCCGTACCGAGCATGACGGTAGCGTGACGCTGTTGATTGATAAGGTCGAGGGCAAACGCTTTAACTCACCGAATGATGTGGTGGTACGTTCCGATGGCACCCTGTGGTTCACCGATCCGCCGTACGGGATCGTCAACGATGAGGAGGGGTATCACGCTCACAGCCAGGTGATCGGTTGTTATCTCTACTGCTTCGATCCGGCCAGCGGGCAGCTCAGTATCGCCGCCAGCGATCTGCAACGTCCCAACGGCCTGGCGTTTTCGCCCGATGAAAGCCTGCTGTACGTGGCCGATATGTCGGTGGTGGATTTCCCCACGCTGGGGCGTCGCCAATTGCGCGTCTACAAGGTGGATGGTCGCGAGTTGATGGCGGGGCAATTCTTTGCCGAGGTGGCACCGGGTTTTCCTGACGGCTTCTGTGTCGCGGCGAACGGCGATATCTACTGTAGCTGTGCCGACGGCGTGATCATCTTCGACAGCAGCGGTAGGACGCGCGGCAAAATTGCGTTACCGGAGCGGGTATCGAACTGTACGCTGGGCGGCCCGCAGGGTGACGAGCTGTATATCACCGCCACCACGTCGTTGTATCGGGTGCGTTTGTAA
- the yiaK gene encoding 3-dehydro-L-gulonate 2-dehydrogenase has protein sequence MRISYQQLYEEFLRVLLSRKVPEEKATACAAMFAETSLNGVYSHGVNRFPRFIQQLDAGHIVPEATANKVLSLGAIEQWDAHRAIGNITARSMMDRAIELATDHGIGLVALRNANHWMRGGSYGWQAAEKGYVGICWTNSIAVMPPWGAKNCAIGTNPLIVAVPGEPITMVDMSMSMFSYGMLEVNRLAGKTLPVDGGFDNDGNYTRDPATIENNRRILPMGYWKGSALSVVLDMLATLLSNGASVTEVTEDNGDEFGISQVFIAIDVDRLIDGATRDHKLQRIRASITGAERADSQQAVRLPGERFPVLRAENLRLGIPVDERVWTRIQAL, from the coding sequence ATGAGAATCAGCTATCAGCAATTATATGAAGAATTCCTGCGCGTCTTGCTGAGTCGCAAGGTGCCAGAGGAGAAGGCCACCGCGTGTGCCGCCATGTTTGCCGAAACCAGCCTGAATGGTGTCTATTCCCACGGCGTGAACCGTTTTCCCCGTTTTATTCAGCAACTGGATGCCGGACATATCGTGCCGGAGGCCACGGCCAATAAAGTGTTGTCACTGGGTGCTATCGAGCAGTGGGATGCGCACCGCGCCATCGGCAACATTACCGCGCGCAGCATGATGGATCGTGCCATCGAACTGGCGACCGATCACGGCATCGGCCTGGTTGCCTTGCGTAATGCTAACCACTGGATGCGCGGCGGCAGTTACGGCTGGCAAGCGGCAGAGAAGGGCTATGTTGGCATCTGCTGGACCAACTCGATTGCGGTGATGCCGCCGTGGGGGGCGAAAAACTGTGCTATCGGCACCAACCCGCTGATTGTTGCGGTACCGGGTGAACCCATCACCATGGTGGATATGTCGATGTCGATGTTTTCCTACGGCATGTTGGAAGTGAATCGCCTGGCGGGCAAAACCCTGCCGGTGGATGGCGGTTTTGATAACGACGGCAACTACACCCGCGATCCCGCCACCATCGAAAACAACCGTCGCATCTTACCTATGGGTTACTGGAAAGGCTCGGCGTTGTCGGTGGTGCTGGATATGCTCGCCACGCTGCTCTCCAACGGCGCGTCGGTGACCGAGGTGACCGAAGACAACGGTGACGAATTTGGTATCTCGCAGGTGTTTATCGCTATCGATGTCGATCGCCTGATTGACGGCGCCACCCGCGACCACAAACTGCAACGCATTCGCGCCTCGATTACCGGTGCCGAACGTGCCGACAGTCAACAGGCGGTACGCCTGCCGGGTGAGCGCTTCCCGGTGCTGCGGGCGGAAAACCTGCGTCTCGGCATCCCGGTGGATGAGCGTGTCTGGACGCGTATCCAGGCGTTGTAA
- a CDS encoding YhcH/YjgK/YiaL family protein produces MITGHIANTDARHYPPAIARAIAYLAGHDLATMAAGRHVDSATGWQVQVLDLQTAPAEENYPEAHRHHIDVQYLVSGAEVIGVANQPASLAVHQPYNPERDIIFYQHAADETLIRMVPGTFAVFFPQDIHRPNCAPDLPGAIRKVVVKIPTTALEEVA; encoded by the coding sequence ATGATTACCGGACATATCGCCAACACCGATGCACGCCACTATCCGCCCGCTATCGCCCGCGCCATTGCGTATCTGGCCGGTCACGATCTGGCAACGATGGCCGCCGGACGCCATGTTGACAGCGCCACCGGTTGGCAGGTGCAGGTACTGGATCTGCAAACCGCACCGGCTGAGGAAAACTATCCTGAAGCGCACCGCCATCATATCGATGTGCAATATCTGGTGTCGGGGGCGGAGGTGATTGGCGTGGCGAATCAACCCGCCAGCCTGGCGGTGCACCAGCCGTACAACCCCGAACGCGACATTATTTTTTACCAGCACGCAGCGGATGAAACTCTGATTCGCATGGTGCCAGGCACCTTTGCGGTGTTCTTCCCGCAGGATATTCACCGACCCAACTGCGCACCGGATTTGCCGGGTGCGATCCGCAAAGTGGTGGTGAAGATCCCGACAACCGCGCTGGAGGAGGTCGCATGA
- a CDS encoding MFS transporter, whose product MSLTSTALTREGVPALRWLRIIPPILITCIISYMDRVNIAFAMPGGMDAELGISASMAGLAGGIFFIGYLFLQVPGGKLAVYGNGKRFIGWSLLAWAVISILTGLATSQYQLLALRFALGVAEGGMLPVVLTMIGNWFPDKERGRANAIVIMFVPIAGIITAPLSGWIITNWDWRMLFFVEGVLSVFVMALWLFTISNRPQEARWISPAEKQYLIKTLHDEQLMIKGQNTRKASLSRVMREPVMWRLILVNFFYQTGIYGYTLWLPTILKGLTNGNAEKVGMLAILPYVGAIFGMFLFSALSDASGRRKIFVALPLAGFALCMALSVLLKAHIWWSYAALVGCGVFIQSAAGVFWSIPPRLFNAEVAGGARGLINALGNLGGFCGPYMVGVLIAEYSKDAGVYSLAISLAIASLLALTLPARCDSAKGEAA is encoded by the coding sequence ATGAGTCTGACATCAACCGCACTGACGCGTGAAGGCGTTCCGGCACTGCGCTGGCTGCGCATCATCCCGCCGATTTTGATCACCTGCATCATCTCCTACATGGATCGCGTCAATATCGCGTTTGCCATGCCGGGCGGGATGGATGCAGAGCTGGGCATCAGCGCTTCGATGGCTGGGTTAGCCGGTGGCATCTTCTTTATTGGTTATCTGTTCCTGCAAGTACCGGGCGGCAAGCTGGCGGTGTACGGCAACGGCAAACGTTTTATTGGCTGGTCGTTGCTGGCATGGGCGGTGATCTCGATCCTCACCGGGTTAGCCACCAGCCAGTATCAGTTGTTGGCGCTGCGCTTTGCCCTCGGCGTCGCGGAAGGCGGCATGTTGCCGGTGGTGCTGACGATGATCGGCAACTGGTTCCCGGATAAAGAACGTGGTCGCGCCAACGCCATCGTCATTATGTTCGTCCCGATTGCCGGGATCATTACCGCACCGCTGTCAGGCTGGATCATCACCAACTGGGACTGGCGCATGCTGTTCTTTGTTGAAGGGGTGCTGTCGGTGTTCGTTATGGCCTTGTGGCTGTTCACCATCAGCAACCGCCCGCAGGAAGCGCGCTGGATTTCACCCGCCGAGAAGCAGTATCTGATCAAGACCCTGCACGATGAACAACTGATGATTAAAGGTCAGAACACGCGCAAAGCCTCGCTGAGCCGGGTGATGCGTGAGCCGGTGATGTGGCGTCTGATCCTGGTGAACTTCTTCTACCAGACCGGGATTTATGGCTACACCCTGTGGCTGCCGACCATCCTCAAAGGGCTGACCAACGGTAATGCCGAGAAGGTAGGGATGCTGGCGATTCTGCCGTATGTCGGGGCGATTTTTGGCATGTTCCTGTTCTCGGCGCTGTCCGATGCCAGCGGTCGCCGCAAGATTTTCGTGGCGCTGCCGCTGGCCGGGTTTGCCCTGTGCATGGCGCTGTCGGTGCTGCTGAAAGCACACATCTGGTGGTCGTATGCCGCCCTGGTGGGTTGTGGCGTGTTTATCCAGTCGGCGGCTGGTGTGTTCTGGAGCATTCCGCCACGCCTGTTTAACGCTGAGGTCGCCGGTGGTGCGCGCGGTCTGATCAATGCGCTGGGTAATCTCGGTGGGTTCTGCGGTCCGTATATGGTGGGCGTCCTGATTGCGGAGTACAGCAAGGATGCCGGGGTTTACAGCCTGGCGATCTCGCTGGCGATTGCCTCGCTGCTGGCACTGACGTTACCGGCGCGCTGCGACTCCGCCAAAGGGGAGGCCGCATGA
- a CDS encoding FGGY-family carbohydrate kinase, producing MKSWLGLDCGGTFIKAGLYDAQGRELAVARQNLPVLVPQPGWAERDMTQLWQQAAAVIREVLHQSGQQAAQVAGVGISAQGKGLFLLDKQGQPLGNGILSSDRRALTLVQQWQRDGMPQQLYPQTRQTLWTGHPVSLLRWIKQHEPQRYATIGSVLMAHDYLRFCLTGALACEETNISESNLYDMQSGGWSAALAETLAISEIVPALPPIIGPTEVAGYVTAQAAALCGLREGTPVVGGLFDVVSTALCAGLHDATRLNAVMGTWSVTSGITDRIIAETDYPFVYGRYAIDDQFIIHDASPTSAANLEWFCQQWGIEDYQQLNDWVAALPAASSSLLFLPFLYGCNAGTDLHGSFFGMQAGHTRAHLVQAIYEGVVFSHLTHLNRMRQRFPQASALRLSGGPTRSAPWMQMLADASGLPVEVPQIAESGCLGAALVALTGTGAYVSLQQAQQALNPDIVTWQPDDTRHARYQQKYQRYQQLVNALAAAQGVNP from the coding sequence ATGAAGAGTTGGTTAGGGCTGGACTGCGGCGGCACCTTTATTAAAGCCGGGTTATATGACGCCCAGGGGCGCGAGCTGGCGGTGGCACGACAAAACCTGCCGGTGCTGGTGCCACAGCCGGGCTGGGCGGAACGCGACATGACCCAGTTGTGGCAACAGGCGGCGGCGGTGATCCGCGAAGTGCTGCACCAAAGCGGGCAACAGGCGGCGCAGGTGGCGGGTGTCGGGATCTCTGCTCAGGGCAAGGGGCTATTTCTGCTGGATAAGCAGGGTCAGCCGCTGGGTAATGGCATCCTTTCCTCGGATCGTCGCGCGCTGACGCTGGTGCAGCAGTGGCAGCGTGACGGTATGCCACAACAACTCTATCCGCAAACGCGGCAGACGTTGTGGACCGGCCATCCGGTGTCGTTGCTGCGCTGGATCAAACAACATGAACCACAGCGTTACGCGACAATTGGCAGCGTACTGATGGCTCATGATTACCTGCGCTTCTGCCTGACCGGTGCGCTGGCCTGTGAAGAAACCAATATCTCCGAATCCAATTTGTATGACATGCAAAGCGGTGGCTGGTCGGCGGCGTTGGCTGAAACCTTAGCGATCAGCGAAATCGTCCCGGCCTTACCACCGATTATCGGCCCGACCGAGGTGGCCGGGTATGTCACCGCGCAGGCTGCGGCCTTGTGTGGACTGCGGGAAGGCACGCCGGTGGTTGGTGGGTTGTTTGATGTAGTGTCGACGGCCCTGTGCGCCGGATTGCATGACGCGACCCGCCTGAACGCGGTAATGGGGACCTGGTCCGTCACCAGCGGCATTACCGACCGCATCATCGCTGAGACCGATTACCCGTTTGTCTATGGCCGTTATGCCATCGACGATCAGTTCATCATCCATGATGCCAGCCCGACTTCCGCCGCCAACCTTGAGTGGTTCTGCCAACAGTGGGGCATCGAAGATTATCAGCAACTGAACGACTGGGTGGCTGCTCTGCCAGCGGCCAGCAGTTCGCTGTTGTTCCTGCCTTTCCTCTACGGCTGCAACGCCGGGACCGACCTGCACGGCAGTTTCTTTGGTATGCAGGCGGGGCACACCCGCGCGCATCTGGTGCAGGCGATCTATGAAGGCGTGGTGTTCTCGCATCTGACCCATCTCAACCGGATGCGTCAGCGTTTCCCGCAGGCCAGCGCGTTGCGTCTGAGCGGCGGGCCGACCCGTTCTGCCCCCTGGATGCAGATGCTGGCCGATGCCAGTGGCTTGCCGGTTGAGGTGCCGCAAATTGCCGAAAGTGGCTGCCTGGGCGCGGCGCTGGTCGCGCTCACCGGCACCGGTGCCTATGTCTCGCTGCAACAGGCGCAGCAGGCGCTGAATCCCGACATCGTCACCTGGCAACCCGATGACACCCGGCACGCCCGTTATCAGCAGAAATATCAACGTTATCAGCAACTGGTCAATGCGCTGGCGGCTGCACAAGGAGTTAACCCATGA